The following nucleotide sequence is from Fibrobacter succinogenes.
TTTGCCGATAGAATAAAGCATCACCGGCTTTTCGCATTCGGCAGCGACTTCGCGGATGATGTAGATTGCTTCGGCTTCCAGCTCGTCGAGGTGTGAATATTCGCTCACTGTGAAACTCCTAGTATTTGTTGGATTCTTTTGGGTCGATGTCAATGTGCTTTACGCTTCCGTCGGGAAACTCAACAATCCATCGAACGAGTCCGTTTACTTTTTCGGTATGTACCTGGCTGCCTTTGCCGCCAATATCTTCGCCGAGGAAAAATCGGATGGCGTGAACGGGGCACTCCTTGATGCATGAAGTGCAACCCCAGCAATCTTTAGGGTACTTGATAAATGCCTTCTTTTGTTCGTTAATTTTAATCAGCGTGCCTGGACAAACATCGTGACATTTTCCGCAGCCGATGCAAATGTTTGGATCAATGTTGATGCTCATAATTCTTTTGCCCTTCTGCGGTAAGTTCGCGAGTGAATGTCTTGATTTCGCCGTTGACTAAACGGGAATTCACGTACTTTCGCCAATGAATGTTGTCTTTTTCAGGGTAGTCTAGGTTCTCAGCAAAACTGTGCCAGCGCGTTTCGTGGCGTGTGGCGAGATGCGCAATGACGCTCTTGCAGACTGTGAGGCGTTCCTTGAGTTCGTAGATGTACATGACTTCTTGCAAGTCGGTGGCGCTCAAGTTATCCGTCAGTTTTTCAATCCTTTCAATTTCTTTTTGAGCGATATCTAGTTGATTTTCGCTGTAGCCGTAGCCCGTCTTGATGCCGCCTGCATAAGAGTCCATAGTCTCTTGCATGGCTTCTTCAAGCTGCTCTGTCGTGTACAGCGAATTTTTCTGTGATAGATATGTTTCGATTTCTGCGACGTGGCTTGCGATTTCGGCTTCTTTGATGGTTGCTTCGGTTTCTACGTCATTGCGAGACCCCTGTAAGGGGGCGTGGCAATCCACCGTTGCGTTAATATACTCCACGGCACTCTTCGCCGCAATTTCGCCTTCGGCAAGTGCGCCCGTTACATATTTTTGCGGTGCGCCTCCGGCTACATCGCCTGCGGCGTAAAGTCCCTCGATGGTTGTTGCGCGTTTGGTATCGACCCAGTAACCGCTTGCGGTGTGGCCACCTACAATGTAAGGCTCCGTACCTTCGATTTCCACATTTGCTTTGGAGGGAGTTTCGTTTTCAAGCCAACGAATTGTTTGCGAAGGAGCCATGTTCAGGTACGCCTTCAAAAGCGATTCTTCTTGTTCTGCCGAAATCCCTTCAGTTCTCAAGTAGCATGGACCACGACCTTCCAGATTTTCAGCGACCGTTCCGTAAACGCGTTCAGAAGTAGAAATCCC
It contains:
- a CDS encoding adenylyl-sulfate reductase subunit alpha, which gives rise to MKIERIKTDLLIIGGGTAGCYAAITAAQNEQKDAAGSKGANLKILIVEKANIKRSGCLAAGVNALNAYITEGHTPKDYVEYAKKDADGIVREDLLYSISEKFNDVTAHLEKLGLVILKDKDGKYVTRGNRNIKINGENIKPILANAVKKLPNVTVLNHVNIFDYAVHNNKINGAFGFGIENDTFYAIEADAVIIATGGAAGLYRPNNPGFSRHKMWYPPFNTGAGYAMGIRHGAEMTTFEMRFIALRCKDTIAPTGTLAQGVGAKQVNSLGEVYETKYGISTSERVYGTVAENLEGRGPCYLRTEGISAEQEESLLKAYLNMAPSQTIRWLENETPSKANVEIEGTEPYIVGGHTASGYWVDTKRATTIEGLYAAGDVAGGAPQKYVTGALAEGEIAAKSAVEYINATVDCHAPLQGSRNDVETEATIKEAEIASHVAEIETYLSQKNSLYTTEQLEEAMQETMDSYAGGIKTGYGYSENQLDIAQKEIERIEKLTDNLSATDLQEVMYIYELKERLTVCKSVIAHLATRHETRWHSFAENLDYPEKDNIHWRKYVNSRLVNGEIKTFTRELTAEGQKNYEHQH
- a CDS encoding ferredoxin family protein; this translates as MSINIDPNICIGCGKCHDVCPGTLIKINEQKKAFIKYPKDCWGCTSCIKECPVHAIRFFLGEDIGGKGSQVHTEKVNGLVRWIVEFPDGSVKHIDIDPKESNKY